In a genomic window of Rhododendron vialii isolate Sample 1 chromosome 12a, ASM3025357v1:
- the LOC131311044 gene encoding auxin-induced protein 15A-like, which produces MVNKFEKGLITRTWKRCRSWPRSGSREEEKEERRGGKQRVAPEGCFSVYVGPQKQRFVIKTEYANHPLFQILLEEAASEYGYNNEGPLELPCDVDLFVEVLVEMDGSNEIGQGLGLAMTRIGFSAHLG; this is translated from the coding sequence ATGGTTAATAAGTTTGAGAAAGGGCTGATCACAAGGACATGGAAGCGATGCAGATCGTGGCCACGCTCTGGAagcagagaagaagaaaaagaggaacGTCGTGGCGGAAAACAGAGGGTGGCGCCGGAGGGATGTTTTTCGGTTTACGTGGGGCCCCAGAAACAGAGGTTTGTGATAAAGACCGAGTATGCAAACCATCCGTTGTTCCAGATTCTACTTGAAGAAGCAGCGTCAGAGTACGGGTATAACAATGAAGGGCCTTTAGAACTCCCCTGCGACGTTGATCTTTTCGTCGAGGTGTTGGTGGAAATGGACGGCTCCAATGAGATTGGTCAAGGGTTGGGCCTTGCTATGACTCGTATTGGCTTCTCAGCCCATCTCGGTTAG
- the LOC131311255 gene encoding uncharacterized protein LOC131311255 isoform X1 — translation MAVRFNSVKPLIIAGSLINSQQILLNPFSVNRRVLLSAAPAAQMATTANTSTTTTKLIDSHLHVWASPKEAADMYPYFPGQEPTLPGHVDFLLECMAEASVDGALIVQPINHKFDHSYMTSVLKKYPTKFVGCCLANPAEDGIGLKQLEHLILKDGYRAVRFNPYLWPPGQQMTNEIGKSMFSKAGELGVPVGFMCMKGLNLHLSEIERLCTEFPSTIVMLDHLAFCKPPTNDEQKLAFSELLKLSRFPQVHIKLSALFRVSQKPYPYEDLSKLLSQVVSSFGANRVMWGSDFPYVVPECGYKEAKEAVSIIANQVPLSSSELEWVMGRTVMQLFQGHWLS, via the exons ATGGCAGTGCGATTCAACTCGGTGAAGCCTCTAATAATTGCGGGTTCCTTAATAAATTCGCAACAAATCCTCCTCAACCCCTTTTCGGTGAACCGTCGGGTTCTACTCTCCGCAGCTCCTGCAGCTCAAATGGCGACTACTGCTAATACTTCTACAACTACCACCAAGCTCATCGATTCGCATTTGCATGTTTGGGCATCTCCTAAGGAG GCTGCAGATATGTACCCTTACTTTCCTGGTCAAGAACCCACTTTACCAGGCCATGTCGATTTCTTGCTTGAA tgCATGGCAGAAGCAAGTGTAGATGGTGCACTCATCGTCCAGCCCATTAATCATAAGTTTGACCACTCCTATATGACAAG TGTATTGAAAAAGTATCCGACCAAGTTTGTCGGTTGTTGCCTGGCAAATCCAGCAGAAGATGGGATTGGGCTTAAGCAGCTTGAACATCTTATTCTGAAG GATGGGTATCGTGCAGTTCGCTTCAATCCATACTTATGGCCTCCTGGTCAACAG ATGACAAATGAAATTGGGAAGTCAATGTTCTCCAAAGCTGGAGAGCTTGGAGTACCAGTGGGTTTCATGTGTATGAAG GGACTTAACCTTCATCTATCAGAGATTGAGAGATTGTGCACAGAATTTCCCTCAACTATTGTAATGCTTGATCACTTGGCATTCTGCAAGCCACCAAC AAATGATGAGCAAAAGCTAGCTTTCTCTGAGCTTTTAAAGCTAAGTAGATTTCCACAG GTTCATATAAAACTTAGTGCCCTATTCAGGGTATCGCAAAAGCCATATCCATACGAAGATTTATCCAAACTTCTCTCCCAAGTAGTCTCCAGTTTTGGTGCCAACCGTGTCATGTGGGGCAG TGACTTCCCATATGTTGTTCCGGAATGTGGATATAAAGAAGCTAAAGAAGCAGTATCCATCATTGCCAATCAAGTACCTCTATCATCTTCTGAGTTGGAGTGGGTCATGGGTAGAACAGTTATGCAACTCTTTCAAGGGCACTGGCTTTCTTAA
- the LOC131311255 gene encoding uncharacterized protein LOC131311255 isoform X2 has translation MAVRFNSVKPLIIAGSLINSQQILLNPFSVNRRVLLSAAPAAQMATTANTSTTTTKLIDSHLHVWASPKEAADMYPYFPGQEPTLPGHVDFLLECMAEASVDGALIVQPINHKFDHSYMTSVLKKYPTKFVGCCLANPAEDGIGLKQLEHLILKDGYRAVRFNPYLWPPGQQGLNLHLSEIERLCTEFPSTIVMLDHLAFCKPPTNDEQKLAFSELLKLSRFPQVHIKLSALFRVSQKPYPYEDLSKLLSQVVSSFGANRVMWGSDFPYVVPECGYKEAKEAVSIIANQVPLSSSELEWVMGRTVMQLFQGHWLS, from the exons ATGGCAGTGCGATTCAACTCGGTGAAGCCTCTAATAATTGCGGGTTCCTTAATAAATTCGCAACAAATCCTCCTCAACCCCTTTTCGGTGAACCGTCGGGTTCTACTCTCCGCAGCTCCTGCAGCTCAAATGGCGACTACTGCTAATACTTCTACAACTACCACCAAGCTCATCGATTCGCATTTGCATGTTTGGGCATCTCCTAAGGAG GCTGCAGATATGTACCCTTACTTTCCTGGTCAAGAACCCACTTTACCAGGCCATGTCGATTTCTTGCTTGAA tgCATGGCAGAAGCAAGTGTAGATGGTGCACTCATCGTCCAGCCCATTAATCATAAGTTTGACCACTCCTATATGACAAG TGTATTGAAAAAGTATCCGACCAAGTTTGTCGGTTGTTGCCTGGCAAATCCAGCAGAAGATGGGATTGGGCTTAAGCAGCTTGAACATCTTATTCTGAAG GATGGGTATCGTGCAGTTCGCTTCAATCCATACTTATGGCCTCCTGGTCAACAG GGACTTAACCTTCATCTATCAGAGATTGAGAGATTGTGCACAGAATTTCCCTCAACTATTGTAATGCTTGATCACTTGGCATTCTGCAAGCCACCAAC AAATGATGAGCAAAAGCTAGCTTTCTCTGAGCTTTTAAAGCTAAGTAGATTTCCACAG GTTCATATAAAACTTAGTGCCCTATTCAGGGTATCGCAAAAGCCATATCCATACGAAGATTTATCCAAACTTCTCTCCCAAGTAGTCTCCAGTTTTGGTGCCAACCGTGTCATGTGGGGCAG TGACTTCCCATATGTTGTTCCGGAATGTGGATATAAAGAAGCTAAAGAAGCAGTATCCATCATTGCCAATCAAGTACCTCTATCATCTTCTGAGTTGGAGTGGGTCATGGGTAGAACAGTTATGCAACTCTTTCAAGGGCACTGGCTTTCTTAA